Genomic segment of Dehalogenimonas alkenigignens:
GCCGGCAATGCCGAGACCCTTCATGAATTCGCGGCGACTCAGGGTACCATGGAACTTGCTCATTCTTACTCCTTTTGTGTATTTTGTATCAATCCACTAATTTGAGGTCACCTTCGAGTTCCCATTCTTTTCTTCTTCGGTTCTTACCTCCCTTAGCAATTATTCCTAACCTCCGGTTATAGGTTGTTAACTTCCACCAGTATGACTAATAATTCTTTAAAAAACATCGTACCTTGGTATTAGTACCAGTAAGCATTTATGCGTATTTTTCATTAAGAATTGTGGGTACCGCCCTAAATATTCCAGTGTTTGAATATCCAACTGGTACTAATCATTCATCTTTATTCTTCGAGGTGTTGACACCGCATCCCGCCGGATTTATAATCTGCCGACACAAGATTTTGCATTAGAAATAATAACCTTAACTATGGGCGGTGGCGGCTGGGCAAGGAAGCGAGGGCCGAATTGACACAGGGCAGTTTCTGGCAGCTCCACGGTAAAAAAGTCCTTATTATCGGTGCCGTCGTCAGTCTGCTGGGAGCCTGGACTTTCGGCCAGCTTAACATCAAGACCGATGTTGACAGCTATCTGCCGGAGGTGATGCCGGAAGCCGCCAGCTTTGAGCTCATCACCAGCAAAGCCGCTGACGGGCAGTACCTGTACTCGGCTGCTAACGGCGCCGGTCCAATCGGCTACGTCACCGCCGGAGAAGGGCAGGGCTACGGCGGGCCGATCATCGTTCTGGTTGCTTGGACTCTGGATGGTAAAATCACCAATATCCAGGTTCCCCAGCATGAGGAAACCCCGGCCTGGTACAACCGCCTTTACACCGCCCAGTATTTTACTCAATATATCGGGCGGGAGTTTCTTGACCCGTTCACACTCGACGAGGACATCAACGCCGCCTCCGGGGCCACCCGCTCCTCCCACGGCGTCGCCGAGGGCGTTTATGAAGGCCGCCTGCTGCTGGCGGAACACCTCGGCCAGCCGTTTGTCGGCCCCAAGCAGCCAATCCAACTCGGCGCCCCTGAGATCGTCCTGCTGCTGGGACTGGCACTGGTGGTCATCTTCAGGATGGTGCCGGGGCTGCGGCAAAAACGCTGGCCGCGCTATGTCATGCTGGTTTACGGGTTGGTGTTTTTCGGCATCTGGCTCTCGGCGATGCTGTCGCTGATTAACTTCCTCGTCTTCCCCATCGGGTTCGCCCCTTCGCCGGCCACCAACCCGCTGCTGTACGTCATGGTCTTCGGCATCTTGGGTCTGGCCGCCATATTCGGCAAGAATTTCTGGTGCTTCTGGGTCTGCCCGTACTGCGCCCTGCAGGAAGGCGCCCATTTCCTGGGCGGCAGCCAGGTGCGGCCGATCTCCCGGCGCCAGCTGCTTTTACGCAATACCCGTTACATCATTCTCTGGGCGCTGGTGATGTTTGTTTTCATCTCCCGCCAGCCGCAGATTTCGGTCATCGAACCCTGGAATACCGTTTTCAGCCTGGAAGGCAATCTGTCGCAGTGGCTGCTGGTGATCGCCACCCTGGGCGTCAGCCTGTTTATCTATGACTTCTGGTGTCATTTCCTGTGCCCGGTAGGCGCCACCATGGATATCGTGCTTAAAATCCGCACCTGGACGGTCAACGCCATCGGACGGTTCACCGCCCGCTGATCCCGGGGAGGACGGAGTAAAATTGGCTAAAAATGACAGAAAAAACGTCCCGGTAGTCCCGGCTGAGGCTGTTGGACGCAGGCTCAAAAACTTCGGCGCCAACGAAGAGTTCAAGTGGTCCGAGGTCAAGTGCACCGCCTGCGCCCGCTGCAGCCGCGCCTGCCCGGTGGAGGCCATCACCGTCAGCCGTACCGACACTCTTAAAAAGCGTCTGCGCGCCGCTCCCTGCTCCCAGGCGTGCCCCGCCGGCCTCGACGTCTCCCGGTACGTCCGTTTCATCGCCGAAGGCAAGTATGATGAAGCCGCGGCGGTGATTCGGGAGCGGGCGCCGTTCCCTTACGTGCTGGGGCATATCTGCAAACGCCCATGCGAGTCCAGATGCCAGCGCGACGAATATGAAGGCTCCCTCCAGATCCGGGCCTTGAAGCGCATCGCCGCTGAAAACGATAAAGGCCTGTGGCGGAAAAACCTGAAAATCGCCCCGCCAACCGGTAAACAGGCCGCGGTCATCGGCTCCGGCCCGGCCGGCCTGTCAGCCGCCTATTTTCTGACGCTGCTCGGTCATAAAGTCACCGTCTTTGAAGCCCTGCCGGACAAGGGCGGCAAGATGCTTTCCAGCATTCCCGAATACCAGCTGCCCAAGACGGTGATGCGCCAGGAAATCGAGATTATCGAAAGCCTCGGCGTGGACATCCGCACCGGAAGCCGCGTCGATTCGGTTGAAAACCTCTTCAAGCAGGGCTTCGACACCGCGGTGCTGGCCATCGGCGTCCTCGGCTGGGGCAAGTCTTTGAAACTGCCCATTCCTGGCTCCGGCGACGAAGGCGTCATTGATGGCGAAGGTATAATGGACGCCGATTTGCCGCAGATTCTGGAGATCGGCAGACCCGCCAAATTAGCCCGGCGCATAAACATCCTCGGCGGCGGCAGCCTGGCTTTCCGAATTGCGCTGGCCGCGGCCCGCGCCGGCGCCAAAGAAGTCCATATATTCGGCCAGGAGCATATCGGCGACCGGGAAGCCGATTCGTGGGAAGTCGATGAGGCGCTGGCCGAAGGCGTCGTCGTCCATTCCTCGTCGCTGTTTTATCGTGTCACCAGTGAAAATGGCAAAGTCACCGGCGTGACGGGCCAGAAGATCCGGGCTTTCGGATACGACCGGGACGGCCAGCTCCACTGGGACCCGCTGCCGGGCACCGAAGAGCATTACCCGGCTGACAAAGTGATCTCGGCCCTGGGCAAAACCGGCGACCGGCCTGCCGGCGACCTTGAGGTCTGCCGGAACGGCGTTTTTGCCATCGGCGACGCCGTGAACGAGCAGCGCTCAGTGATAGAATCAATCGCCGCCGGCCGCTGGGCGGCATCCATGGCGGATAAATACCTGGGCGGCGACGGCAACCTGGACCAGTCGCTGGCTCCGCCGGAATCTCCAAGGGCGCTAACCCCGATCCGGGAGGTGAAAAGGCGACAGCCGTCACCGGTTGAAGTCAAGCACGTGCGCATTGCCGACGGTTCGCTGGCCGCCTCGGAACAGACATTGACCGCCGGGCCGGCAATGGCAGATGCCGCCCGCTGCTTGAAATGCGACCTCTGCTACGATCTGAGCGATTACCAGCTGGATGCCCGCGCCTGCGTTTTCTGCGGCCGCTGCATCGAGAGCTGCATGTGGAATGCCATCGTACCCGGCGGCGGCTATGCCTCAACCAGGAAACGCGCCGAAGAAGCCGAAACCAAAGAACAGGCTGCCCGCCGCAGACCCCTGGCGTATGTGCTTACTATACTGGTTGCCGCCGGAGCGGTGCTGATCGCCGCCGTGGTGTTGCTCAAGGCGTTTGAGTAGTCAGCCGATGTCAAAGGAACAAATATGAACAAGCCGCTTTCCCGACGGGATTTTATACGCCTCAGCGCCGTCGGCGCCGGGGTGATCGCCCTGGGCGGTCTCGGCGTCAGGGAACTGATTCAAGCCGGCGCCGCCCGGGAGGTCAGCGAAACCAGGGCTCTCCTGGGCACCTTCATCAGCATAAAAATCATCGAAACCGAAGAGGCTCCGGCCAAAGCGGCCATCTCCGATGCTTTCGCCGAAATCGAACGGCTCTCGGCCATCCTGTCGCGCCATGACCCGGCCAGCGAGCTTTCAATCCTCAACCGCGCCGGATTCATCGAATCGGCCTCTCCGGAACTGCTGGGCGTGGTGCAGAAAGCAGGCACCTTCGCCGAAATCACCGGCGGAGCCTTCGATGTCTCCGTGCTGCCCCTGCTCGATCTGTACGCCATGAGTTTCGCCGACGGCGGCGGCCCGCCCGTCGAGCGCGACATTCAGGCAGCCAGAGAGAAGGTGGGGTACTCTTTGATAGAGATTAACGGCCGCCGCGTATCGCTGGCGGCGCCGGGCATGGGCATCACCCTTGACGGCATCGCCAAGGGCTTTGTCGTCGACCAGGCTGCCGCCCTGCTGCGCGCCCGCGGCTTGACCCAGGTACTGGTTGAGGCCGGCGGCGATATGGCCCTCCGGGGCATGAGGGAGGACGGCCAGCCCTGGAAGATCGGCCTGACCCATCCCAGGGCTATGGCCGGCTACTATGAGGTTTTTTCGACCTCCAACGACTGCCTGGCGACATCCGGGGATTATGAAAACGCCTTCACCCCTGATTATTCCTGGCATCATATTATAGATCCCCGGATCGGGCACTCACCCAGAGAGGTGGCCTCGGCCACGGTCATCGGGCCTGACACAACCTACGCCGATGCTATGGCCACCGCCGCCATGGTGCTCGGCGTTTCCGACTCGCTGGCGCTGTTTGAAAAACTGCCGGGAGTTCAGGCGCTGCTGATCGATAAAAACATGAAGAGACATTTTACCAGCGGTTTCTATAACCTGGCCAGGGCAGCCGCGTCCTGAATTAAAAGGGGGAAGTGGCCATGGCAGACAGCACTTTAATTAAAAGCCTGTTAGTAACCTCCCCGATAATAGGCGCCGCTGTCATCAGCCTGGTGTTCAGCGTCAGCGTGGCTTTAAATCCTGAACCGACCGCTACCTTCTCACCGCCGACTCCAACGACTACCCGCCCCCCGGCTACAACCACCCGGCCTCCCACCACCACCCCGCCTCCGGCGACGACGACCGCGCCGCCGGTGTCCACTCCGCCGCCAGCCAGCACTAACCCGCCGACGACGCCTCCCCCAACGACCACGCCAGGCGTAACAGTGCCGCCAGTCGATTTTTAATCATCTTGTTCTTTAGGTTGATTGATCTCGCCGGTCTGCTACTCCAGCTTGCGCGCCGGCACCCGGACGTTCTCCTGGCGCCTGGTGATGCCTTCCTGGTCCAGCCTGGTCAGAAAAGGGATGGAGTATTTCCGGGAAAAACCGGTGAGGGCGGCCATGTCCTGGATGGCGATCTGGCCTTTTGACTTGAGGACGTCGATGACCTTTTGCCGGGTGGCGCGGTACTGGGCGGCCGTCATCAGGATGCCCTCCGGCAGTTCGACCACCCTGCCCTGCTCCAGCATATAGCGCAGCACCGGAGAGGCCTCCGGCACCGATTGCAGCAGCTCGGTCCGGGTCGGCGGCGCGGCCGGGTCCTTGTCCGCCGCCGCCAGGATGCGCTTTTCCATCTCTTCCTGGCTGCCGGACAGCGCCGGCTTGTGGGTCGAAAGAGCCAGCACGTCGCCGGCGCGGATGATCTTCTTCTGGCTGGCGAGTTCGTCAACCAGGGCGGCGAACAGTTCCGGCGGCAGCGGCAGTTTGGCCGCCGCCTCGGCCTGCGGCAGGCCTTTTTTCAAAGGCTCAGCCTGATGTACCGCGGCCAGGCTGCTGATCAACCGTTTTTGCTGTTCCTGCCAGAAGGCCCCGCCGATAAGGTATTCGCCTTTCAGCAGGATATCGCCTTTCTTGGTTATTGCCTCGATCGTTCGGCCTAGAGCCGCCTCATTCAGGGCGGCCGCTCTTAAAAAGCCCCGCCGTAAAGCAAAATGAGTCTTGGAAAGCTCGGTGCGGATGATGGAATCGGCATCGAGCCTCCGGCGGGCGGCCAGGCGCGCCAGCCGGTCGGCCGCATTTTTAAGCTGGTAGCGCTCCGCCGCGGGATCAAGGATCCTGCCGCCGCCGATGGTTTCAGCCGGGGAGCTTTTCCTCAGGATGAAGCGCTCGCCGATGGTGGCCGCGGCTTCGCGGTCGAGCCTGAGTTGCACCAGCGCCGGGGCGCCGGGAATTACCTCCCTACCTTCCAGGGCGATGACCCGCGCCGGCAGCTCCGCCGTCTCGAAGAAAAGCGATACTTCGGCGCCGGTCTTAAGGGGCTGCTTCACCGTTGGCAGCAGCGTCAGGTCGGCATCAAGGTAGCGCGACAGCGGCGTCTCCTGACCCTGCCGGACGATGATATCGCCGCGTTCCAGCTCGTCTTTTTTAACTCCAGACAGGTTCAAAGCGACGCGGGAGCCCGGGGCCGCCCGCTGGAGATGTTCCTTGTAGCTCTCGATGCCGCGGACGTGGGCGGAAAGCCCCCTGGGCAGGATAGTCAGCGCGTCGCCGACCGAAAGATGCCCGCCGTGGAGGGTGCCGGTGATGACCGTGCCGGAGCCTTTGATGTTGAACACCCGGTCGATGGGCAGGCGCGGCTTGCCGGCGTCTTCCTGTCTGACATAGCGGGCGAGGTTTTCGATCGCCGCTTTGAGGCTGTCGATGCCGGCGCCGGTCCTGGCCGAAACCTCGATTATGGGGGCTTGTTCCAGGGAGGTGCCGCCAAGATGGCTGGCAATATCGGCCTTGACCATATCCCGCCAGTCGGCCTCGGCCAGGTCCATCTTGTTCAGGACGACCAGGCCTCGATTGATTCCCAGTAAATCGATGATTTGAAGATGCTCTTCCGTTTGAGGCATCCAGCCGTCGTCCGCGGCCACGATGAGCATGACGGCGTCGATGCCGGTAAGGCCGGGGATGACGTTGCGGACGAAGTGCTGGTGGCCGGGAACATCCACCAGGCCCACCTTCTCGCCGGACGGTAAAGCGAACCAGGCGAAGCCAAGGTCAATGGTCATGCCGCGCTCTTTTTCCTCCGGCAGCCGGTCAGGGTCGATGGAGGTCAGCGCCTTGACGATGCTCGACTTGCCGTGGTCGATATGGCCGGCGGTGCCTAAGGTGAGCAATCAACCGTCCTCAGTGCGGGCTTTGTTCCCCATAAATCATCAAGAACAGGTTTTAGAATTTCCCGCCGCCGCCATCGCCATAACCAGTTCATCATCCTGCGCCGGGAAAACCGTCCGCAGGTCGATGACGAATCTGCCTTCGTGGACTCTGCCCAGCACCGGCGGCGAGCCCAGCCGCAGCCGGCGGCAGAAATCGTCCATCGAGCCTTTGACCTCGACGGCGACAAGGCGCGTCGGCAGGGTCTCGTCCGGCAGCGATCCGCCGCCGGCCAGGCTCTCGCCGTCGACGACCTCGGCGGAGAAACCGGCCCCGGCCAGTTTTTCGACCAGGTCATCGCCGCGGCGGGCCAGGCTTTCCAGCGTCTCGGCCATCATGCGGTAGACCGGCAGTTCGGCGGTCTGCCCCTTGAGGTACTGGAGAATGGTCGCCGTAAGGGCTATGGCGGCGTATTTGTCGATCCTGAGGGCTCTCAGCAGGGGATTCTTGCGCAGGCGGTCGATATACGCCTTTTTGCCCAGGATGATGCCGGACTGGGGTCCGCCCAGCAGCTTATCGCCTGAGACGCAGACGATGTCACAGCCGGCGGCCAGAGCCTCAGCGACGGTCGGCTCGTGACTCATCCCGAAGGCCGCGGTATCGGCCAGGGCGCCGCTGCCCAGGTCGTAGACCAGCGGCAGGTCGAACTGCCTGGCCAGCTCTTTAAGTTCCGGCAGCGCGGCGTCGTGGGAAAAGCCGCGGATAGCAAAGTTGGAGCGGTGGACGGCAAGGAGCATGGCTGTTTGATCGGAAACCGCCGCTTCGAAGTCCCGGATGAAGGTCTGGTTGGTGGTGCCCACCTCGCGCAGGACGGCGCCTGAGGCGGCCATAACCTCCGGCACCCGGAAGCCGCCCCCGATCTGCACCAGTTCGCCGCGGGAAACGATGACCTCCCGGCCCCTGGCCAGGGTGGACAGGACGAGTAAAACCGCCGCGGCGTTGTTGTTGACCACCAGGGCGCTCTCGGCGCCGGTGGCCATTTCCAGCAGCTTTTCCATGGATTGGGCGCGCACACCTCGTTCGCCCGTCGCCAGATCGAGTTCAAGGGCGCAGTAGCCGCCCAGCAGCTTCGAGAGCGCCTCGACGGCTGCCGGGGGCAGCGGGGCGCGGCCGAGATTGGTATGTAGAATGATGCCGGTGGCATTGATTACCGGCTCCAGTAAGCCGGGCCATGCGGCAGCCAGGTGATAACTTACCATCTCGACGACAGCCTCAAAAGGCGGCACCGCGCCGCCGGCGGCGGCGTGCTGCCTGATGCGGTCGACGACATCCCGGACCGTGGCCGCGACCACCGGATGGGAATAGCGCCCGATAGCCGGCGCCAGCGCCGGGTCGGAAAGAACCTTCTCGACCGAAGGGATTTTCCGCAGTTCGCTCTGATTTTCGTTGGGCATTTTCTGCCTCTATTCTGCGACGATTATTCGCCCTTTGGGTTCGGCGACGACCTCGCCGATGATGGCGGCGGCCGGGAAACCTCTGGCTTTGATGTTATTAACCATCTCATCAGCGATGCCCGCAGGCGCGGCGATCAGCAGTCCGCCCGAGGTCTGCGGGTCGAACAATACGTCCAGCATCCATTCCTCCGCCGGAAATTGAATGTCAAGCAGTCCCTGGCGGTATTCCCGGTTGGAGTAAGCCCCCCCGGGCACCAGCCCGGCTTTGGCCCAGCCCTCGACGCCGGGCATCAGCGGAATCGCTTTCCAGTTCATTTTATACCCGATTCCGCCCTGGGTCACCATCTCCGCGGCATGACCCAGGAGCCCAAAACCGGTGATGTCGGTGGCGGCATTGGCGCCCAGTTCATTCACCGCCTCGGCGGCGGCCTTGTTCAGGGTGGACATCTGAGCGATAACCGCGGTCGTCGCCGCCTCGTCGAGTCGCCCGCCCTTGAGGGCGGTGAGCAGGATGCCGGTACCCAGCGGCTTGGTGAGAATCAGTTTATCCCCCGGCTTGGCTCCGCCCTTGGTCAGCACCCTTTTGGGATCGATAACGCCGGTGACGGAAAGGCCGAATTTGATCTCGTCGTCCTTGACCGAATGGCCGCCGACCAGGGCGCATCCGGCCTCATCGAGCTTTGACACCGCGCCTTCGAGGATCAAGCGCAGTGTCTCGATCTCTATCTTGCCGGTGGGAAAGCCGACGAAACTCATGGCCGTCACCGGCCTGCCGCCCATGGCGTAGACGTCGGACAGCGAGTTGGCGGCCGCCACCTGCCCGAAGGCAAAGGGGTCATCCACCACCGGAGTGATGACGTCTATCGTCTGGACGATGGCGATATCAGGCGTGAGCCGATAGACCCCGGCATCGTCTGGAGATTCCAGGCCCACCAGCACCTCAGGGTAGGACTTGAGCGGCAAGCCGCACAGCGCTTTAGCTAGGTCACCCGGACCTATCTTGGCCGCTCAGCCGGAGTACGCGGAGTATTCGGTCAGGCGTTTAGCCATGCGTCCCACCCCCTTTCGGCCGGCAACCCGCGGTTTGCCGTGAAACTC
This window contains:
- a CDS encoding FMN-binding protein, producing MTQGSFWQLHGKKVLIIGAVVSLLGAWTFGQLNIKTDVDSYLPEVMPEAASFELITSKAADGQYLYSAANGAGPIGYVTAGEGQGYGGPIIVLVAWTLDGKITNIQVPQHEETPAWYNRLYTAQYFTQYIGREFLDPFTLDEDINAASGATRSSHGVAEGVYEGRLLLAEHLGQPFVGPKQPIQLGAPEIVLLLGLALVVIFRMVPGLRQKRWPRYVMLVYGLVFFGIWLSAMLSLINFLVFPIGFAPSPATNPLLYVMVFGILGLAAIFGKNFWCFWVCPYCALQEGAHFLGGSQVRPISRRQLLLRNTRYIILWALVMFVFISRQPQISVIEPWNTVFSLEGNLSQWLLVIATLGVSLFIYDFWCHFLCPVGATMDIVLKIRTWTVNAIGRFTAR
- a CDS encoding FAD-dependent oxidoreductase, whose translation is MAKNDRKNVPVVPAEAVGRRLKNFGANEEFKWSEVKCTACARCSRACPVEAITVSRTDTLKKRLRAAPCSQACPAGLDVSRYVRFIAEGKYDEAAAVIRERAPFPYVLGHICKRPCESRCQRDEYEGSLQIRALKRIAAENDKGLWRKNLKIAPPTGKQAAVIGSGPAGLSAAYFLTLLGHKVTVFEALPDKGGKMLSSIPEYQLPKTVMRQEIEIIESLGVDIRTGSRVDSVENLFKQGFDTAVLAIGVLGWGKSLKLPIPGSGDEGVIDGEGIMDADLPQILEIGRPAKLARRINILGGGSLAFRIALAAARAGAKEVHIFGQEHIGDREADSWEVDEALAEGVVVHSSSLFYRVTSENGKVTGVTGQKIRAFGYDRDGQLHWDPLPGTEEHYPADKVISALGKTGDRPAGDLEVCRNGVFAIGDAVNEQRSVIESIAAGRWAASMADKYLGGDGNLDQSLAPPESPRALTPIREVKRRQPSPVEVKHVRIADGSLAASEQTLTAGPAMADAARCLKCDLCYDLSDYQLDARACVFCGRCIESCMWNAIVPGGGYASTRKRAEEAETKEQAARRRPLAYVLTILVAAGAVLIAAVVLLKAFE
- a CDS encoding FAD:protein FMN transferase — protein: MNKPLSRRDFIRLSAVGAGVIALGGLGVRELIQAGAAREVSETRALLGTFISIKIIETEEAPAKAAISDAFAEIERLSAILSRHDPASELSILNRAGFIESASPELLGVVQKAGTFAEITGGAFDVSVLPLLDLYAMSFADGGGPPVERDIQAAREKVGYSLIEINGRRVSLAAPGMGITLDGIAKGFVVDQAAALLRARGLTQVLVEAGGDMALRGMREDGQPWKIGLTHPRAMAGYYEVFSTSNDCLATSGDYENAFTPDYSWHHIIDPRIGHSPREVASATVIGPDTTYADAMATAAMVLGVSDSLALFEKLPGVQALLIDKNMKRHFTSGFYNLARAAAS
- the selB gene encoding selenocysteine-specific translation elongation factor — its product is MLTLGTAGHIDHGKSSIVKALTSIDPDRLPEEKERGMTIDLGFAWFALPSGEKVGLVDVPGHQHFVRNVIPGLTGIDAVMLIVAADDGWMPQTEEHLQIIDLLGINRGLVVLNKMDLAEADWRDMVKADIASHLGGTSLEQAPIIEVSARTGAGIDSLKAAIENLARYVRQEDAGKPRLPIDRVFNIKGSGTVITGTLHGGHLSVGDALTILPRGLSAHVRGIESYKEHLQRAAPGSRVALNLSGVKKDELERGDIIVRQGQETPLSRYLDADLTLLPTVKQPLKTGAEVSLFFETAELPARVIALEGREVIPGAPALVQLRLDREAAATIGERFILRKSSPAETIGGGRILDPAAERYQLKNAADRLARLAARRRLDADSIIRTELSKTHFALRRGFLRAAALNEAALGRTIEAITKKGDILLKGEYLIGGAFWQEQQKRLISSLAAVHQAEPLKKGLPQAEAAAKLPLPPELFAALVDELASQKKIIRAGDVLALSTHKPALSGSQEEMEKRILAAADKDPAAPPTRTELLQSVPEASPVLRYMLEQGRVVELPEGILMTAAQYRATRQKVIDVLKSKGQIAIQDMAALTGFSRKYSIPFLTRLDQEGITRRQENVRVPARKLE
- the selA gene encoding L-seryl-tRNA(Sec) selenium transferase, with the translated sequence MPNENQSELRKIPSVEKVLSDPALAPAIGRYSHPVVAATVRDVVDRIRQHAAAGGAVPPFEAVVEMVSYHLAAAWPGLLEPVINATGIILHTNLGRAPLPPAAVEALSKLLGGYCALELDLATGERGVRAQSMEKLLEMATGAESALVVNNNAAAVLLVLSTLARGREVIVSRGELVQIGGGFRVPEVMAASGAVLREVGTTNQTFIRDFEAAVSDQTAMLLAVHRSNFAIRGFSHDAALPELKELARQFDLPLVYDLGSGALADTAAFGMSHEPTVAEALAAGCDIVCVSGDKLLGGPQSGIILGKKAYIDRLRKNPLLRALRIDKYAAIALTATILQYLKGQTAELPVYRMMAETLESLARRGDDLVEKLAGAGFSAEVVDGESLAGGGSLPDETLPTRLVAVEVKGSMDDFCRRLRLGSPPVLGRVHEGRFVIDLRTVFPAQDDELVMAMAAAGNSKTCS
- the selD gene encoding selenide, water dikinase SelD, whose translation is MGPGDLAKALCGLPLKSYPEVLVGLESPDDAGVYRLTPDIAIVQTIDVITPVVDDPFAFGQVAAANSLSDVYAMGGRPVTAMSFVGFPTGKIEIETLRLILEGAVSKLDEAGCALVGGHSVKDDEIKFGLSVTGVIDPKRVLTKGGAKPGDKLILTKPLGTGILLTALKGGRLDEAATTAVIAQMSTLNKAAAEAVNELGANAATDITGFGLLGHAAEMVTQGGIGYKMNWKAIPLMPGVEGWAKAGLVPGGAYSNREYRQGLLDIQFPAEEWMLDVLFDPQTSGGLLIAAPAGIADEMVNNIKARGFPAAAIIGEVVAEPKGRIIVAE